CAGCATCTGGTGGGCGGACTTTAAAAGCCCCACCACCGCTAAATTCTGCTGCATGACGTCGATGCAGTAATGGTTGCCCTCGACCATCTGGATGATCTTTGATAAAAGGCTGTGGGCTTTTTTGAAATTAATCAGGGTCTTCTCTTTGTGGCTTTTCATAGGTGTAGCGATTACGTGGGTATATAGAGTATTAAAAGGCAAATGCTATACCTATACCCCAGGTATAGGTCTATCCCACAGGATAGCAAATCACCGTAGTGCTGTCAATAACCCACAAAGGAGAACACGAGATTAATGGCAACAGCCGGAATCGCCTTTCCCCTCGCTGCCTGATTTCGGCCTTTCGTCCTCTTTGCGCGTGCCATGCGCGCCATGCCTCCGCATCCTGCCGAGATGGAAGGCGATGAGAACAATCGCGGGAATGAACCATACCCAGCTTCTCTCTCCGCCGGACGTGTTGATCCGGCCGCTAAAGAGCACGAGGAACATGGGCAGGAGAATGCACCCTGCCATCATCCACCACATGTGTTTTGAATCATGGTTATTGTGATCGGAGTGCGACATACACATAAATAAAAAGATAAATTTTATCTACTGCTAAATAGAGAACTTTTTAGTTCTGGTTTCCGTTGGGGAACCCATGCGGGCGTTGTTCGCGCGTAGGTTCCCCACGCTTCGCCGAACGTCAATCGTGCTTCTTCCTCTTCCTTTTTCGCCAAGCGCACATACCTCCAGGTCAGGATGGGAAACATGATCAACGTAAGAATCGTCGGCCATTGCAGGAGGAATCCCACCATAATCAAAATGAATGCGGTATATTGAGGATGGCGTATGCGCGCGTACGGACCGGTCATTGCCAGCGCGTGTTCACGCTGCGCCTGATAGAGCACCTTCCACGCATCCGAGAGAAGACCGAAACCGATGAAGATGAGTATAATACTCACGATATGGAATGGTCCTATGTGAGGATTCGCGCGCCAGCCGAAGAGCGTTTCCAGGAGATGGCCTGAGTCGTGGGAAAAGAAGTTGACGCCAGGGAACCTGCTCGTGAGCCACCCTGAGAACAAGTAGATCGTGAGAGGAAAGCCGTACATCTCCGTAAACAGCGCGACGATGAATGCCGCGAATCCTCCCAAGGTGCGCCAGTCTCGCGAAGTTTTCGGTTTCACGAAACTCGCCGCGAAGGCAATCAGCAGGACGGAGGCGATGATAACGAGCGGCCATCTGCCATAGTCCTCGAATAGTGTATTCATGTGGGTTGAGATTATGTGTGTGGTTGCCGCGATAATGTCGACTCGCATCGCCGCATAAATTCAGTGTTGATTTTTTAACTCAACGTCTACGAATAGAGATATTTGTACAAGAGCTGTGCTTGGTCAACGATTGCCTGAAATACGCTTACTTCATCTCCCAGATCAGAATTCATCGTCTTCGGGAACACCAGATATCCTTGCACCGGCATCTCCTGATCGGTGGTGGGGATTACGCAGAGTTCGCCAATCTCGCGAACGTTCTTTTTTTGTTCTCTTGTCTGGATAAGTTCCCGATTGGAGACGCTTGTTTTGAGGAGCAGAAAATGTCGCGACGTATACACGAATTCTTTCACGGTTTGCTCGTGCGCGCTCTCCACAAACCTGAACATCCCCCACTCGGCCTTAGCGACCGACGTGACAGCTACGGCGAGCAACCGCTGAAACATGTCTTTTCGAGCCTTCTCGCTCCCTTTCTCGGTCGCAAGGAGATCGCTCGTGAGTTTCTTGAGAAGCGGCAGTCTGCGGTTCACCACGCCGATGTACTCAAACGCGTCAATGAGCTTTTCTTGGGTGATACGCCCCTCGTGCTCGATCTGCCGCACATGTTCTTCTTTTCGTTTCACATCGCGCCGATGGAGCACATATACTCCATAGGCGAGACCGAATGCCAGCAAGGACACGACTGACTCTGCGTATTCTTCTGGAAGGGCAAACACATGGCCGGTAATCACATGCGGCTCTCCCAAAATCACCAGAAACAATATGAAAAATGCCATTTTCATGGTAAGAGTCATGGCCGTCAATATTAAAGAGCGTCAATCACACCCTTGAGGATCGTCTCAACTTCTTGGGCAAGCGGCTCCAGCGATACATTGTTAATAACGCTAAACGCAATAGTCGGACGCTGTGCAGATACGACCACTGAACCATCATCCCGTTCATAGACGATCACGTTGCAGGGCAGGAGCAGTCCGATTTCTTCTTCCCTCTGCAGCGCCTTATATGCCCTAGGCGGATTGCATGCGCCCAAGATGCGATAGCGCCTAAACTCAACGCCAAGTTTTTCCTTTAAGGTCTTCTGCACGTCAATGTCCGTGAGTATGCCGAATCCTTGCGCCTTGAGCGCCGTGACTGTTTTCTCAACCGCTTCCTCAAAAGGAATGGTAAGGTGCTTTGAGTATCCGTAAGTAGACATAGGATTATTAGTTAATCTCTTTCTTTATTTTCTCGAATTCCTCTCTTGTGATTTCTCCCTTTGCATACCGCTCTTTCAGAATATCAAGCGCTGGTTTCCCTTGCGGCTGACCCCTTCCGCTCATCTCACGGATAAGCCAGGCAATCAGGAGAACCACCCCTCCCCAGAAGAGGAGCATCATGACGCCGCCCATAAACCACCCAAACATATTACCGGCTGCATAGTTCCACATAAGAAATTGAATAAATTAAATAAAACAAAAATACGCCTCTATAACTGCGAGGGCAAAGCCTTTCTATAAACTTATAGAAAGGTTGCCTCTATATGGAAGCGTATACGCGGGGATTGAGCACCCCGCCGGCATAAGCGCGCACGAGATACGAATACCACTTGGAGTCTCTCACGAAACGTTCATAGAGCAAGAACCGCCTACTAGGAGGGCTCTCCGCAACCATCGGCGTAAGGTGCCACACGACGATTGCGATGAACATGGTGAGGCTCATCAAGAGCAGGGTCACCCACAGAGGGGCGCTCGCGAATAACGCGCGCCACTCCATGAGGTGGCTGCCCACATTCATGGGACAGAAAGATGACTTATGCTGCGGCGCAAAGGGGCACCCTGACATGCCCTGCTCGTCCATGCGCATGGTGAGATTTGCTCCTACGGAAACCAACACAAGCGCCAGCGCCGCTCCCGCAACCAACAGGCGAAATGCACTGTGTTTTTGAACCGATAATTTCATAATCCTCATTGTGTAACAATTTGGCAGTTTAACAGTTTAGCAGTTTAAACAACTTAGGGCGCTTAAAAAAATAACATTTCTATTAACTACAAGGTTTGGCCTTGTTTTCCGGAACTATAATGTC
This sequence is a window from Patescibacteria group bacterium. Protein-coding genes within it:
- a CDS encoding SHOCT domain-containing protein → MWNYAAGNMFGWFMGGVMMLLFWGGVVLLIAWLIREMSGRGQPQGKPALDILKERYAKGEITREEFEKIKKEIN
- a CDS encoding isoprenylcysteine carboxylmethyltransferase family protein, yielding MNTLFEDYGRWPLVIIASVLLIAFAASFVKPKTSRDWRTLGGFAAFIVALFTEMYGFPLTIYLFSGWLTSRFPGVNFFSHDSGHLLETLFGWRANPHIGPFHIVSIILIFIGFGLLSDAWKVLYQAQREHALAMTGPYARIRHPQYTAFILIMVGFLLQWPTILTLIMFPILTWRYVRLAKKEEEEARLTFGEAWGTYARTTPAWVPQRKPELKSSLFSSR
- a CDS encoding metal-sensing transcriptional repressor, giving the protein MKSHKEKTLINFKKAHSLLSKIIQMVEGNHYCIDVMQQNLAVVGLLKSAHQMLMENHLNSCFKTAMVTKNEKRKQEMTQEILKVTKLFNK
- a CDS encoding DUF302 domain-containing protein, whose translation is MSTYGYSKHLTIPFEEAVEKTVTALKAQGFGILTDIDVQKTLKEKLGVEFRRYRILGACNPPRAYKALQREEEIGLLLPCNVIVYERDDGSVVVSAQRPTIAFSVINNVSLEPLAQEVETILKGVIDAL